A portion of the Acidisarcina polymorpha genome contains these proteins:
- a CDS encoding biotin/lipoyl-binding protein, with translation MPEVEVAAKRPRLGRIVSLSIIAAALVTGLLVIGETNRNPRTDDAEVFANFIGIAPQVDGPIQQLAVRDNAFIKQGELLFEIDSRPYEYALQRAKSDFNVLEGQIVDQRRTIASQVSAVGAAEANTMSAAANIDRAAAAVNEAKANVANAKAGLDSASAELLYTTNNFHRIEPLLAKQFVTVDQVDQARTAVTAREQAVHQQRSQVVLAEAQVQSAEAQYEQARAAAQQSHAQLNQSQHSVLTIDPLTAQREGRASAIRTAAYNLNNCKVYAPFDARVTNLTISQGAYAHTGQQVFTLIDTRTWWAVANFRETQIRHIVPGMHADVYILSRPTIKYDGVVDSVGFGVQPDTTLVGTFSSNGLPDVQRSLNWVHLATRYPVRVRINAPESEPFRVSESAVVIIRGDGKTR, from the coding sequence ATGCCCGAAGTCGAAGTTGCCGCCAAGCGTCCCCGCCTGGGCAGGATCGTCAGCTTATCGATCATTGCTGCCGCGTTGGTTACGGGGCTGCTCGTGATCGGCGAAACAAACCGAAATCCGCGTACCGACGATGCAGAGGTCTTTGCCAACTTCATCGGCATTGCTCCGCAGGTCGACGGACCAATCCAGCAACTCGCCGTTCGCGACAACGCCTTCATCAAGCAAGGGGAGCTCCTCTTCGAGATAGATTCGCGGCCATACGAATATGCGCTGCAGCGAGCCAAGTCCGACTTCAATGTGCTGGAAGGACAGATCGTCGATCAACGTAGAACGATTGCTTCGCAGGTGAGCGCGGTTGGAGCAGCCGAGGCCAACACGATGAGCGCCGCGGCCAACATCGATCGCGCGGCAGCAGCGGTCAACGAAGCCAAAGCGAACGTCGCGAATGCGAAGGCCGGGCTCGACAGCGCGAGTGCCGAGTTACTCTACACCACCAACAACTTTCACCGGATTGAGCCGTTGCTGGCGAAGCAGTTCGTCACCGTAGATCAGGTGGATCAGGCCCGGACGGCAGTGACCGCCCGCGAACAAGCGGTGCATCAACAACGTTCTCAGGTCGTCCTGGCCGAAGCTCAGGTGCAATCGGCGGAGGCCCAATACGAGCAGGCAAGGGCAGCGGCGCAACAAAGCCACGCCCAACTCAACCAATCTCAACACAGCGTACTCACCATCGATCCGCTCACCGCTCAGCGCGAGGGGCGCGCTTCGGCGATTCGCACGGCAGCGTATAACCTCAACAACTGCAAGGTCTACGCGCCCTTTGATGCGCGGGTCACGAATCTCACCATCTCGCAAGGCGCCTACGCTCACACCGGTCAGCAGGTATTTACCCTGATCGACACCCGGACATGGTGGGCGGTAGCGAATTTCCGCGAAACGCAGATCCGTCATATCGTTCCCGGAATGCACGCCGACGTCTACATCCTTTCGCGGCCGACGATCAAGTATGACGGAGTGGTCGACAGCGTTGGCTTTGGCGTCCAGCCTGATACGACGCTGGTCGGCACATTCTCGTCAAATGGATTGCCCGATGTCCAGCGTTCGCTGAACTGGGTCCACCTGGCCACTCGCTATCCGGTCCGCGTGCGCATCAACGCGCCTGAGTCTGAGCCTTTTCGCGTCAGCGAGTCTGCCGTCGTGATCATTCGCGGAGACGGGAAGACGAGGTAG
- a CDS encoding YtcA family lipoprotein codes for MTENRALSQHARTARRAAIGPLSVVMLILCGCSRAPSFNILGSFFPAWIVCGLAGILLTVAVRWLFVRFKFEQDLSPLIVVYPCLAAFFTFTLWLLFFS; via the coding sequence ATGACAGAAAATCGGGCGCTAAGTCAGCATGCGCGGACGGCGCGCAGGGCCGCCATCGGACCGCTGTCCGTGGTGATGTTGATCCTCTGCGGCTGCTCTCGGGCGCCTTCTTTCAATATCCTTGGATCTTTCTTTCCTGCCTGGATCGTGTGCGGTCTGGCCGGTATTCTGCTCACGGTCGCGGTTCGTTGGCTGTTTGTGCGTTTCAAGTTCGAACAGGATCTATCGCCGCTGATCGTTGTCTATCCGTGCCTGGCAGCATTTTTCACATTTACCCTCTGGCTGTTGTTCTTCAGCTGA
- a CDS encoding TolC family protein, producing MIRRRAERCALLPILLATGLACAQTAPLSPERPWDVAPGQVLAAPPRTPPALIPDPSKTYSLSELVDFAEHNNPETRVAWENAKARAADLGISKASLYPTIAAVALAETNRTDIFFSPDFIRQTTGTFAPGITLNYIIFDFGRRLQDVAISRSGLLSANFLFNDTHRRIIFDVMQAYYRLLNGKGQEDAAEANLNNAQTVERAAEARLEQGLATLPDVLEARSAAAQADYDLQAAIGATEIAHGDLATSLGISPTAQFKVESIRDLPIPTELPDTVEASIDRALAQRPDLLQRVADLRAAGSEIRAARTAYLPTLSFDGNGGIARSYAQQLQQAGLYSPNQEYWDARLSLSWNVFDGFARENRLARAKADQKQASAELNAMRDQVENQVWSAYSTAKTALRQQRAAAALLAAASESYDAALQSYNFGVRSQIDVVSAQRALASARTADVSARTQLLTGVAALAFQTSDLLHAKRP from the coding sequence ATGATTCGACGTCGAGCAGAGAGATGTGCCCTCCTTCCCATCCTGCTGGCGACGGGACTGGCCTGCGCACAGACGGCGCCATTGTCCCCGGAGCGGCCTTGGGATGTTGCTCCAGGGCAGGTCCTTGCCGCCCCGCCCCGAACCCCTCCCGCTTTGATTCCGGATCCGTCCAAAACCTACTCATTATCAGAGCTCGTTGACTTTGCTGAGCACAATAATCCCGAGACCCGGGTGGCCTGGGAGAACGCTAAGGCGCGTGCCGCCGATCTGGGTATCTCGAAGGCGAGTCTTTACCCCACTATCGCCGCGGTTGCGCTTGCTGAGACCAATAGGACTGACATCTTTTTTTCTCCCGATTTCATTCGTCAAACGACGGGCACTTTCGCTCCGGGAATCACTCTCAACTACATCATCTTCGATTTTGGCCGCCGGTTGCAGGACGTAGCGATCAGCCGCAGCGGTCTTCTCTCAGCAAATTTTCTATTCAATGATACCCACCGCAGGATCATCTTCGACGTAATGCAAGCGTACTATCGATTGCTCAACGGTAAAGGCCAGGAGGACGCGGCAGAGGCGAATCTCAACAATGCCCAGACCGTCGAGCGGGCAGCTGAGGCAAGACTTGAACAAGGGCTGGCGACGCTACCCGATGTTCTCGAAGCGCGCAGCGCCGCCGCACAGGCGGACTACGATCTGCAGGCGGCGATTGGCGCGACCGAGATAGCGCATGGGGACTTGGCGACCTCGCTTGGCATCTCTCCGACCGCACAGTTCAAGGTCGAGAGCATTCGGGATCTGCCGATACCGACCGAGCTTCCCGACACCGTAGAGGCTTCGATCGATCGCGCGCTCGCGCAGCGGCCGGATCTGTTGCAGCGGGTAGCCGACCTTCGGGCTGCCGGTTCGGAGATCAGGGCTGCCCGTACTGCCTATCTGCCCACCTTGAGCTTCGATGGCAATGGCGGGATTGCAAGGTCCTATGCTCAGCAATTGCAGCAAGCGGGCCTCTATTCGCCAAATCAGGAGTATTGGGATGCAAGGCTTTCCTTGAGCTGGAACGTCTTTGATGGCTTTGCCCGCGAGAACAGGCTAGCGCGCGCGAAGGCCGACCAGAAGCAAGCGAGCGCGGAGCTCAATGCAATGCGTGATCAGGTTGAGAATCAGGTTTGGTCCGCCTACTCCACCGCTAAGACGGCGCTCCGGCAGCAGCGGGCGGCTGCCGCACTACTGGCTGCTGCGAGCGAATCCTACGATGCCGCATTACAGTCGTACAACTTCGGAGTGCGCAGCCAGATCGACGTGGTTTCCGCGCAGCGCGCACTGGCTTCGGCGCGAACTGCCGATGTGAGCGCGCGCACACAATTGTTGACCGGAGTGGCGGCGCTAGCTTTTCAAACGAGCGATTTACTTCATGCAAAAAGGCCATAA
- a CDS encoding S41 family peptidase, which produces MRRMVVLVFVSLAVTLLGTAQPGPAAKPSGDRQFDRGSGLVLSSLTSVQIDNLVLLGKVWGFLKYHHPTVTSGELQWDYELFRILPEILAAPDQAAAQTSMIHWIGGLGPVQPCGNSCATGDKDGPRIGHVLTPVPMLALRPEIAWIADEALLGKELARALQYLQQNRTAGKQFYISLAPGIGNPSFDHERDYVGVKFPDAGFQILALYRFWNIIEYWSPNRNIVGEDWDGVLREFLPRLALAKSSEEYQLEMMELIAQVHDTHANLWSSLSLRPPVGECRLPLSLRFLGQSAVITAVASQDLSAVGGFKVGDVLTDLDGKPVENLLQSWSPYYADSNDAARLRDIARAMTNGPCGPVTVRIRRGPDLLTVATKRLPSAGMTAITNTHDLPGDTFRLLSDQVAYLKLSSVKAGDAVSYIQRARDTKGLIVDIRNYPSEFVVFALGSRLVKWSTPFVEFTQAELSNPGAFHWTKGPLLQPAEPHYSGKVIILVDEVTQSQAEYTAMAFRSSPHAMVIGSTTAGADGDVSKLSLPGGLRTMISGIGIFYPYGKQTQRVGIIPDKIVVPTIEGIGAGRDEVLEEAVRQILGAETSIETIKALAKPGR; this is translated from the coding sequence ATGAGGCGAATGGTAGTGTTGGTCTTCGTCAGCCTCGCTGTGACGCTATTGGGCACTGCTCAGCCTGGGCCAGCCGCGAAGCCATCTGGCGATCGTCAGTTTGATCGTGGCTCTGGACTCGTGCTCTCCAGTCTGACGTCAGTCCAAATCGATAACCTGGTGTTACTGGGAAAGGTGTGGGGCTTTCTGAAGTATCACCATCCCACAGTCACCTCCGGTGAGCTTCAATGGGACTACGAGCTCTTTCGCATCCTGCCGGAGATCCTTGCTGCCCCCGATCAGGCCGCCGCACAGACGTCCATGATCCACTGGATTGGCGGTCTTGGTCCCGTACAGCCTTGTGGCAATTCCTGCGCTACCGGAGATAAGGATGGACCACGCATAGGACACGTCTTGACGCCTGTCCCCATGCTTGCACTTCGTCCTGAAATCGCATGGATCGCGGACGAGGCGCTCCTGGGAAAAGAGCTCGCCCGAGCATTGCAATATCTTCAACAGAATCGTACTGCCGGTAAACAGTTTTACATCTCGCTCGCTCCCGGGATAGGGAATCCGTCGTTCGATCATGAACGTGACTATGTGGGCGTTAAGTTCCCCGATGCTGGCTTTCAAATACTCGCGCTTTATCGCTTTTGGAACATCATCGAGTATTGGTCGCCCAATCGAAATATCGTCGGGGAAGATTGGGATGGCGTACTTCGCGAATTCTTGCCGCGACTCGCGTTAGCTAAGTCTTCCGAGGAGTATCAACTCGAAATGATGGAGCTCATCGCTCAAGTTCATGATACTCATGCCAACCTTTGGAGCTCGCTTTCTCTTCGGCCGCCGGTAGGCGAGTGCAGGCTTCCACTGAGTCTGCGTTTCCTTGGCCAGAGCGCCGTCATCACCGCCGTTGCCTCTCAGGATCTGTCTGCTGTCGGCGGTTTCAAAGTTGGCGATGTGCTTACCGATCTTGACGGGAAGCCTGTCGAAAACCTGCTTCAATCATGGTCGCCTTATTATGCCGATTCAAACGATGCCGCTCGACTCCGGGATATCGCGCGGGCAATGACGAACGGCCCATGCGGTCCGGTCACCGTACGGATTCGGCGAGGGCCCGATCTTCTCACCGTTGCAACGAAGCGGCTCCCAAGCGCCGGCATGACCGCAATCACCAACACGCATGACTTGCCTGGCGATACTTTTCGGCTACTCTCCGATCAAGTGGCTTACCTGAAGCTGTCTTCAGTCAAAGCTGGGGATGCCGTCAGTTACATACAGCGCGCTAGAGATACAAAAGGTCTTATCGTGGACATCCGCAATTACCCTTCGGAATTCGTGGTTTTCGCTCTCGGCTCCCGCTTGGTTAAATGGTCGACGCCGTTTGTCGAATTTACACAAGCAGAATTATCGAATCCCGGGGCGTTTCATTGGACTAAGGGCCCGCTCCTGCAACCAGCAGAACCGCACTATTCGGGGAAAGTCATTATTCTGGTCGATGAGGTGACCCAGAGCCAGGCCGAATACACAGCGATGGCTTTCCGCTCCTCGCCGCATGCCATGGTGATTGGCAGTACGACGGCCGGCGCCGATGGCGATGTGTCAAAGCTTTCCCTTCCTGGCGGATTGAGGACCATGATCAGCGGCATCGGGATCTTCTATCCATACGGTAAACAAACTCAGCGGGTGGGCATTATTCCCGACAAGATCGTAGTGCCCACCATTGAAGGCATAGGCGCCGGTCGAGATGAAGTGTTGGAAGAGGCCGTGCGGCAAATTCTAGGTGCTGAAACTTCGATCGAGACGATAAAGGCGCTTGCAAAGCCTGGGCGCTGA
- a CDS encoding alpha/beta fold hydrolase yields MSTITVKDGTTIYYKDWGKGQPIVFSHGWPLNADAWDTQMMFFGERGFRVIAHDRRSHGRSAQSWDGNEMDTYADDLAALFEALDLDNAIIAGHSTGGGEVAHYIGRHGSRRIAKAVLISAVPPVMLKSEKNPGGLPKDVFDGIRTGLLDDRSQFFKDLSLPFFGYNRQGAKISEGVRENFWFQSMQGGVKGEYDCIKAFSETDFTEDLKKIDVPTLVMHGDDDQIVPYLDSGALSAKLVKDAKLKVYPGFPHGMPIIHAEQINQDLLEFIKS; encoded by the coding sequence ATGAGCACCATCACAGTAAAAGACGGAACAACGATCTACTACAAGGATTGGGGCAAAGGGCAGCCCATAGTTTTCTCGCATGGCTGGCCTCTCAATGCGGATGCATGGGATACACAAATGATGTTTTTCGGCGAGCGAGGCTTCCGGGTCATCGCGCACGATCGTCGCAGCCATGGCCGCTCCGCGCAGTCCTGGGATGGCAACGAGATGGACACCTATGCCGACGATCTTGCGGCGCTTTTTGAGGCGCTGGACCTCGACAATGCAATCATCGCGGGTCACTCGACCGGCGGTGGAGAAGTAGCCCACTACATCGGCCGCCACGGTTCGCGAAGAATCGCGAAGGCGGTACTGATCAGTGCCGTCCCACCGGTGATGCTTAAGTCGGAGAAGAACCCCGGCGGCTTGCCCAAGGACGTCTTCGACGGCATTCGTACCGGCCTGTTAGACGACCGGTCGCAATTCTTCAAGGACCTGAGCTTGCCCTTCTTCGGCTATAACCGGCAAGGAGCAAAGATCTCTGAGGGGGTCCGCGAAAATTTCTGGTTCCAAAGCATGCAAGGCGGGGTCAAGGGCGAATATGACTGCATCAAGGCCTTCTCCGAGACCGACTTTACCGAGGACCTGAAAAAGATCGATGTTCCCACCCTCGTGATGCACGGCGACGATGATCAGATCGTGCCCTACCTTGACTCTGGAGCGCTCTCGGCAAAGCTGGTGAAAGATGCAAAGCTGAAAGTTTATCCGGGTTTTCCGCATGGAATGCCGATCATCCATGCAGAGCAGATCAATCAGGATCTGCTGGAGTTTATCAAGTCCTAA
- a CDS encoding PQQ-binding-like beta-propeller repeat protein, producing the protein MSGITCLILFIAGTVSLAQNVLTRNYDNARSGANLNETILTPANVSGLKKLFTVNVDGEVYAQPLYMANLTIAEVTQNVVFIATMNNSVYALNADTGAELWHVRYGTPIKTKDVQYPKNPNINPASPTGILSTPVIDPASGILYYDHGEELTSGSTKAYSHHLEAIDIYSGNKLLNSPVTISEPFTTADGTYNFLAKSENQRSSLALASGNIYVMFASHNDQSNGYHGWVYAYSASDLGFVASYMTTTTGVKGGIWQAGSAPAIDTAGNLYISVGNGDYDVSPKGVQQTGESFIKLSPTLTLLDWFTPHNAENLNSGDMDLGSSGILLVGDEYVVGGGKAGVIYVDNVDNLGKFNSSEDQVLQEFQAVYGMGSSHIHGTPVYFNGNIYVWGENDYLRGFHFSNGLFNTSPFAESSMTAPVTHDNGAMPGGFLSVSANGTTNAIIWASTPYNANASQATVQGVLYALDPNTLKVLWSDKTNASRDDIGMFAKFVPLTIANGKVYAVNFGPKGTTGAAGQLVVYGLANVLAKTE; encoded by the coding sequence ATGTCCGGCATCACTTGCTTGATTCTCTTCATCGCAGGAACCGTTAGCCTTGCCCAAAACGTACTTACCCGCAACTACGACAATGCTCGTAGTGGCGCTAACCTGAATGAGACAATCCTCACTCCCGCGAATGTCAGCGGCCTCAAAAAACTCTTCACCGTGAACGTTGACGGCGAGGTCTATGCCCAGCCGCTCTACATGGCTAACCTGACAATTGCGGAGGTCACGCAGAATGTCGTCTTTATCGCAACCATGAACAATAGCGTCTACGCCTTGAATGCCGACACCGGGGCCGAGCTTTGGCACGTACGTTACGGCACCCCAATTAAAACAAAGGACGTCCAGTACCCCAAGAACCCGAATATCAACCCCGCGTCGCCCACCGGGATACTCTCAACGCCGGTGATCGATCCGGCCTCGGGTATTCTTTACTACGATCACGGTGAGGAACTGACTTCAGGGTCCACAAAGGCGTACAGCCATCACCTGGAGGCGATCGACATATATTCCGGCAATAAGCTATTAAACTCGCCGGTGACTATCAGCGAGCCCTTCACGACGGCAGACGGTACCTACAATTTCCTCGCCAAAAGCGAGAACCAACGGTCCAGCTTAGCGCTTGCCAGCGGCAACATCTATGTTATGTTCGCGAGCCACAACGACCAGAGCAATGGCTATCACGGATGGGTCTACGCCTACTCCGCGAGTGATCTTGGCTTCGTTGCCAGCTACATGACCACTACAACTGGAGTCAAGGGCGGCATTTGGCAGGCTGGCTCGGCGCCGGCAATCGATACGGCAGGGAACCTCTACATCTCAGTTGGGAATGGCGACTACGATGTCAGCCCTAAAGGCGTCCAACAGACTGGCGAAAGTTTCATCAAACTGAGTCCGACACTCACGCTGCTCGACTGGTTCACGCCACATAATGCCGAAAACCTGAACTCAGGAGATATGGATCTTGGCTCGTCCGGCATTCTGCTGGTCGGCGACGAATACGTCGTCGGCGGTGGCAAGGCTGGGGTGATCTATGTGGACAACGTCGACAACCTCGGAAAGTTCAACTCGTCTGAGGACCAGGTTCTGCAAGAGTTTCAGGCAGTGTATGGCATGGGCTCAAGTCACATCCACGGGACGCCTGTCTATTTCAACGGCAACATCTACGTTTGGGGCGAAAATGATTATCTTCGCGGCTTCCATTTCTCGAACGGCCTGTTCAACACAAGTCCGTTCGCCGAAAGCAGCATGACAGCGCCCGTCACCCATGACAATGGCGCGATGCCCGGCGGTTTCTTGTCCGTCTCCGCGAACGGCACGACAAACGCGATTATCTGGGCATCGACGCCATACAACGCGAATGCCAGCCAGGCCACAGTCCAGGGAGTGCTCTATGCTCTGGATCCAAATACTCTCAAAGTGCTCTGGAGCGATAAAACCAATGCTTCAAGGGACGACATTGGGATGTTTGCCAAGTTCGTTCCACTGACGATTGCGAATGGGAAGGTCTACGCAGTCAACTTCGGTCCAAAAGGGACGACAGGTGCTGCAGGGCAGTTGGTTGTCTATGGGTTGGCGAATGTTTTGGCCAAAACAGAATAG
- a CDS encoding FUSC family protein encodes MRSGGKALPVAPQPATIDQIGKWFKNFLEKELSPYPGRGWVVARVTISATIVMLLVMTFRLPSGFLGAIFTLFLSRENLAATFRSGFRTVIAFLLATAYTAVSVVMFIDDPLTHFLWVAVSLFLSFYLIHIFSDYGTAAAFGFMIAGAIPLWDETTINVNERFENTLWLCFVVAIGVVVTIVVEYVFRSIHPTTDLTEGIEARLQTVEDVLRSAGEGRPLPDESEKRLSLYTTVGISRLRRLMYRSDYGAHFKAQMTAAIALLGRLVDIAGSFQLALHERTSPVEPSDGQRCLRLAEVLAGFREDLVRRQLPRDSQLPAEEEPSNIPFLATMEATAALIPKAYSGSVSMQEFVVAPLDEEGPTRLFLADAFSNPAHAQFALRGTLAATACYVTYTAIAWPGLSTSVATCFITALSTIGSSRQKQILRLGGAFLGGFVFGMGAQVLILPYLNSIAGFTLLFATVTAISAWISTASARLSYLGVQVALAFYLINLQEFTIQISLAIARDRVFGVLLGLISMWLLYDRLWVRNALDEMQTVFARNLELFAQVAEQLIESDQVKAILKIRQLRDQINAGFQAVTAQSDAVLFEFGPSRERKMQIREDVRRWQPTIRTLLQVQIAAAQYRTQRPLVALPEAIAGALVAFQKDVARMMRIMANEVSEKPAEPAPEIQASAARVQEEIRRYYEGSGEEISPEASDVIRLIQTLAAILSPLYQDIHATFAVPREAGNALPQTT; translated from the coding sequence ATGCGTAGCGGGGGGAAAGCTCTACCGGTTGCGCCTCAGCCGGCCACGATCGATCAGATAGGAAAGTGGTTTAAGAACTTTCTGGAGAAGGAGTTGTCCCCCTATCCAGGCAGGGGGTGGGTGGTCGCGCGGGTCACCATATCCGCCACGATCGTAATGCTGCTGGTGATGACGTTTCGTTTGCCGAGCGGTTTTCTGGGCGCAATCTTCACTCTGTTCTTGAGCCGGGAGAATCTTGCAGCGACTTTTCGGTCGGGTTTTCGGACAGTCATCGCTTTCCTGCTGGCCACGGCGTATACGGCGGTCAGCGTAGTCATGTTCATCGACGATCCGCTGACTCATTTTCTTTGGGTCGCCGTCAGCCTCTTTCTTTCCTTCTATCTCATCCACATCTTCTCCGACTATGGCACAGCGGCGGCATTTGGATTCATGATCGCGGGCGCAATTCCGTTATGGGATGAGACCACCATCAATGTGAACGAGCGGTTTGAGAACACGCTGTGGCTCTGCTTTGTGGTCGCTATTGGAGTGGTCGTTACGATCGTCGTCGAATACGTCTTTCGGAGCATTCACCCCACTACTGATCTCACCGAAGGCATCGAAGCGCGATTGCAGACCGTGGAAGACGTTCTGAGGAGCGCGGGTGAAGGGCGGCCCCTCCCGGATGAGTCGGAGAAGCGGCTTTCACTCTATACGACTGTGGGCATATCCCGGCTTCGAAGGCTGATGTACCGGTCCGACTATGGCGCGCACTTCAAGGCGCAGATGACCGCTGCCATTGCTCTGCTGGGCCGGCTCGTCGATATCGCCGGCAGCTTCCAACTGGCACTCCACGAACGGACGAGTCCAGTCGAGCCCTCCGACGGCCAGCGCTGCTTACGGTTGGCCGAGGTGTTGGCCGGGTTCCGTGAAGACCTGGTTCGTAGGCAACTTCCCCGCGATAGCCAGCTGCCGGCCGAAGAAGAACCCTCCAACATTCCTTTCCTGGCGACGATGGAAGCTACGGCGGCGCTGATCCCTAAGGCTTATTCGGGTTCCGTATCCATGCAGGAGTTCGTGGTCGCGCCGCTCGATGAGGAGGGCCCCACACGGCTGTTCCTTGCCGATGCCTTTTCGAATCCAGCGCATGCACAATTTGCGTTGCGCGGTACGCTCGCGGCGACGGCCTGCTATGTCACCTACACGGCGATTGCGTGGCCGGGCTTAAGCACCTCGGTCGCGACGTGCTTTATTACTGCCCTTTCGACGATCGGCTCCTCGCGTCAGAAGCAGATTTTGCGGCTGGGGGGCGCCTTCCTGGGCGGATTTGTTTTCGGCATGGGCGCCCAGGTACTCATCCTGCCTTATCTGAATTCCATTGCAGGATTCACCCTGCTGTTTGCCACTGTGACTGCAATCTCGGCATGGATTTCGACTGCGTCCGCCAGGCTCTCCTACCTCGGTGTCCAGGTCGCGCTGGCCTTCTACCTGATCAACTTGCAGGAGTTTACGATCCAGATCTCTCTAGCCATAGCCCGCGACCGGGTCTTCGGAGTGCTACTCGGACTGATCTCTATGTGGCTGCTCTACGATCGTCTATGGGTGAGGAACGCCCTGGATGAAATGCAAACCGTCTTCGCGCGCAATCTGGAACTCTTCGCGCAAGTGGCGGAACAGCTGATCGAAAGCGACCAGGTCAAGGCGATCCTGAAGATCCGTCAGCTTCGCGATCAGATCAACGCCGGTTTTCAGGCAGTTACCGCGCAGTCCGATGCAGTGCTGTTTGAATTTGGCCCCAGCCGCGAGCGCAAGATGCAAATTCGCGAAGATGTGCGGCGTTGGCAACCGACCATCCGGACTTTGTTGCAAGTGCAAATTGCGGCGGCCCAATATCGTACGCAACGGCCGCTGGTGGCGTTGCCCGAGGCGATCGCCGGGGCTCTGGTCGCTTTTCAGAAGGATGTCGCTCGCATGATGCGGATCATGGCAAACGAAGTGAGCGAAAAGCCAGCCGAACCGGCGCCCGAAATTCAAGCCTCCGCCGCCCGGGTGCAGGAGGAGATCCGCAGATATTATGAAGGATCTGGGGAGGAAATCTCCCCAGAGGCGTCGGACGTGATCCGCCTGATCCAGACTTTGGCCGCAATTCTTTCGCCACTGTACCAAGACATCCATGCAACTTTTGCCGTTCCTCGAGAGGCCGGCAATGCTCTACCTCAGACAACTTGA
- a CDS encoding alpha/beta fold hydrolase yields MKNIVLVRGVFADGSSWSKVIPLLQAQGYQAVAVQNSLTSLKDEVAATKRIIALQDGPVILVGHSWGGTVISEAGDDPKVAALVCGAAYAPEAGESANDASQPFGWTDGQKQIRLDSEKFAVLTSEGMLEYVTQGLPLAERELAFAVQGQSYGPMFDEKLKLAAWKTKPTWAVISTNDRMLPPAMEESSAKKMKAATTTLPTCRMVILEEPEKVAAVIDEAAKEALTK; encoded by the coding sequence GTGAAGAACATCGTTCTTGTTCGTGGCGTCTTCGCCGATGGCTCAAGCTGGTCGAAAGTGATTCCGTTATTGCAAGCGCAGGGCTACCAAGCGGTCGCTGTCCAGAATTCATTGACTTCGTTAAAGGACGAAGTGGCCGCTACAAAGAGAATCATTGCACTGCAGGACGGGCCGGTGATCCTTGTCGGCCATTCCTGGGGAGGCACTGTCATCAGCGAGGCTGGCGATGACCCTAAAGTTGCGGCCCTGGTGTGCGGCGCGGCCTATGCTCCGGAGGCCGGAGAGTCGGCAAACGATGCCAGCCAACCATTCGGCTGGACGGACGGGCAAAAACAGATTCGTTTGGACAGCGAGAAATTTGCCGTGCTTACTTCCGAAGGCATGCTGGAGTATGTCACCCAGGGGCTTCCGCTGGCCGAACGTGAGCTTGCCTTTGCGGTTCAGGGACAGAGTTACGGGCCTATGTTCGACGAGAAACTGAAGCTTGCCGCATGGAAGACGAAACCGACCTGGGCGGTCATTTCGACAAACGACCGAATGCTTCCACCGGCGATGGAAGAATCGAGCGCGAAGAAGATGAAGGCGGCGACAACAACCCTGCCGACGTGTCGCATGGTCATCCTCGAAGAGCCGGAGAAGGTCGCAGCCGTGATCGACGAGGCTGCGAAAGAAGCGCTGACGAAGTAG